From a single Phocoena sinus isolate mPhoSin1 chromosome 1, mPhoSin1.pri, whole genome shotgun sequence genomic region:
- the FMO1 gene encoding LOW QUALITY PROTEIN: dimethylaniline monooxygenase [N-oxide-forming] 1 (The sequence of the model RefSeq protein was modified relative to this genomic sequence to represent the inferred CDS: inserted 3 bases in 2 codons; substituted 1 base at 1 genomic stop codon) has translation MAKRVATVGAGVSGLASIKRCREEGLEPTCFERSDDLGGLWRFTEHVEEGRASLYKSVVSNSCKEMSCYPDFPFPENYPNYVPNSVFLEYLKMYANQFNLLKCIQFKTKVSSVTKRPDFSVTGQWEVVTLHEGKQESAIFDAVMVCTSFLTNPYLPLDSFPGINTVKGQYFLSXYKHPDIFRDXRVLVIGMGNSGTDIAMEASHVAKKVSFLIVTEYPWAWVISQVFDSGYPWDMVLVMXFQNMFRNSLPTPVVNWLIARRMNSWFNRENYGLIPEDRTQLREPVLSNELPGHIITGKVLIKPSVKEVKENSVVFNNTPKEEPIDIIVFATGYTFAFPFLHETMVKVEDGQASLYKYIFPAHLQKPTLAVIGLIKPLGSMITTGDMKARWAVQVLKGVNKLPPSSVMIEEVNARKKKQAQWFGLCYCKALQSHYIPCIDELLTYIDAKPNLFSLLLTDPRLALTIFFGPCTPYQFRLTGSGKWEGARNAIMTLWNQTFKVTKTRVVQESPSPFASLLKLFSFLALLLAIFLIFL, from the exons ATGGCCAAGCGAGTTGCAACTGTAGGAGCTGGGGTCAGTGGCCTGGCCTCCATCAAGCGCTGTCGGGAAGAAGGACTAGAGCCCACCTGCTTCGAGAGGAGCGACGACCTTGGGGGGCTGTGGAGATTCACC GAACATGTTGAAGAAGGCAGAGCCAGCCTCTACAAGTCTGTGGTTTCCAACAGCTGCAAGGAGATGTCTTGTTACCCAGACTTTCCATTCCCAGAAAATTATCCAAACTATGTGCCAAATTCTGTATTCCTGGAATATCTCAAAATGTATGCAAACCAGTTCAACCTTCTGAAATGCATTCAATTCAAG ACTAAAGTCTCCAGTGTAACAAAACGCCCAGATTTTTCTGTTACCGGCCAATGGGAGGTAGTCACTCTGCATGAAGGGAAGCAAGAGTCAGCCATCTTTGACGCTGTCATGGTCTGCACTAGTTTTCTTACTAACCCATATTTGCCACTGGACTCCTTTCCAG gtATAAATACTGTTAAAGGCCAGTATTTTCTTA TGTATAAACATCCAGATATATTTAGAGA GAGAGTTCTTGTGATTGGAATGGGGAATTCTGGCACAGACATTGCTATGGAGGCCAGCCACGTGGCAAAGAAGGTATCATTCTTGAT AGTTACTGAATACCCCTGGGCGTGGGTGATCAGCCAGGTCTTTGACTCAGGCTACCCATGGGACATGGTGCTCGTGATGTGATTTCAGAACATGTTCAGAAATTCTCTCCCAACTCCAGTTGTGAATTGGTTGATAGCAAGAAGGATGAACAGCTGGTTCAATCGTGAAAATTATGGCTTAATACCAGAAGACAG GACACAACTAAGAGAGCCTGTGCTAAGTAATGAGCTCCCAGGCCATATCATCACTGGGAAAGTGCTCATCAAGCCAAGCGTAAAGGAGGTGAAGGAAAACTCTGTTGTATTTAACAACACCCCAAAGGAAGAGCCCATTGATATCATTGTCTTTGCCACTGGATACACCTTTGCTTTCCCCTTCCTCCATGAGACTATGGTGAAAGTTGAAGATGGCCAAGCATCACTGTACAAGTACATCTTCCCTGCACATCTGCAAAAGCCAACCCTGGCTGTTATTGGCCTCATCAAACCCTTGGGTTCCATGATAACCACAGGGGATATGAAAGCTCGATGGGCTGTTCAGGTCCTGAAAG GTGTTAATAAATTACCACCATCGAGCGTCATGATAGAGGAAgttaatgcaagaaaaaaaaaacaagcccagT GGTTTGGCTTGTGTTACTGCAAAGCTTTACAATCCCATTATATCCCATGCATAGATGAACTCCTGACCTATATCGATGCAAAGCCCAACCTGTTCTCTCTGCTCCTGACAGATCCACGCCTGGCTTTGACCATCTTCTTCGGCCCATGCACACCATACCAGTTCCGTTTGACCGGCTCAGGGAAATGGGAAGGAGCCAGAAATGCTATCATGACCCTGTGGAACCAAACATTCAAGGTCACAAAAACTAGAGTTGTACAAGAATCCCCTTCTCCCTTTGCAAGCTTACTTAAACTCTTCAGCTTTCTAGCTTTGCTTTTGGccattttcctgattttcctATAA